One genomic window of Struthio camelus isolate bStrCam1 chromosome 1, bStrCam1.hap1, whole genome shotgun sequence includes the following:
- the LOC104138406 gene encoding LOW QUALITY PROTEIN: sucrase-isomaltase, intestinal-like (The sequence of the model RefSeq protein was modified relative to this genomic sequence to represent the inferred CDS: substituted 1 base at 1 genomic stop codon), translating to MAAASGLRRQPGLGAAGAFSPQPPSTASPGRPPPAQRGCRERGSSFALGLGAATTACERSSGAGGTRTLGGGGWPAIGRPHMPAYWSLGFQLSQWGYGSIEVSKETVDCMRYYDIPYDPFISKDEEPGTYRPYDLGEEMGVWVNNSDGVTAAVGKVLPDGYAVFPDYTDPRTVDWWTQLCLELKDVLDYDGIWIDMNETSSLERGQYPGCAVNDINKPPYIPSISDRSLAQKTLCPDSKTYLGEHCNTHSLFGWSQTAPTFHATQMAIGKXAFVLSQSTFVGRGKHGGHWLGDNFSQWKDMHQSIIGILEFNLFGIPYIGAGICGFNYNTSYELCLRWMQLGSFYPFLRNHNAEKNSITHWSFVEFAEHIYNARYKSKLSLNRNKTQQRSEQSLRRHLEKRFRSDTHCHRTYTPYSLSLTFMETQWHDH from the exons ATGGCGGCCGCCTCCGGCCTGCGCCGGCAGCCAGGCCTGGGCGCCGCAGGGGCCTTTTCCCCGCAGCCGCCCAGCACAGCCTCtccggggcggcccccgccggcgcagcggggctgccgggagcgggGAAGCAGCTTCGCtctggggctgggtgctgccaCCACCGCCTGCGAGCGCTCCTCAGGGGCAGGAGGCACCCGAACGCTCGGGGGAGGTGGTTGGCCG GCTATTGGACGCCCACACATGCCTGCCTACTGGTCTCTGGGATTTCAGCTCTCCCAATGGGGTTATGGCAGCATTGAGGTTTCAAAGGAAACAGTTGATTGCATGCGCTACTACGACATCCCCTAT GATCCTTTCATAAGTAAGGATGAAGAACCAGGTACTTACAGGCCTTATGATCTTGGAGAAGAAATGGGAGTCTGGGTGAATAATTCTGATGGCGTAACTGCTGCTGTCGGAAAG GTCTTGCCTGATGGATATGCTGTGTTTCCTGACTACACTGACCCAAGGACAGTTGACTGGTGGACCCAGTTGTGTCTGGAGTTAAAGGATGTCCTTGACTACGATGGAATCTggatt GATATGAATGAAACATCCAGTTTGGAAAGAGGCCAGTATCCTGGATGTGCTGTTAATGATATCAATAAACCTCCTTACATTCCTA GCATTTCGGATCGCTCTCTGGCTCAAAAGACCCTGTGTCCTGACTCCAAGACTTACCTGGGAGAACACTGTAATACGCACTCTCTCTTTGGCTGGTCACAGACTGCACCAACTTTCCA CGCTACTCAAATGGCAATTGGAAAATGAGCATTTGTCTTAAGTCAGTCTACGTTCGTCGGACGTGGGAAACACGGAGGTCACTGGCTCGGTGACAACTTTTCACAGTGGAAAGACATGCACCAGTCAATAATTGGAATTCTGGAATTTAACCTCTTTGGGATTCCCTAT attggTGCTGGTATCTGTGGGTTTAACTATAATACTAGCTATGAACTCTGCTTGCGATGGATGCAACTTGGCTCTTTCTATCCATTTTTGAGAAACCACAATGCAGAGAAAAATAGC ATCACACACTGGTCATTTGTTGAATTTGCAGAGCATATTTATAATGCTCGATACAAATCAAAGCTTTCCCTGAACAGGAACAAGACCCAGCAGCGTTCGGAGCAGAGTTTGCGAAGACATCTCGAGAAGCGCTTCAGATCAGACACTCATTGCCACCGTACTTATACACCTTATTCTTTGAGTCTCACGTTCATGGAAACACAGTGGCACGATCACTGA